One window from the genome of Rhodopirellula halodulae encodes:
- a CDS encoding BatA domain-containing protein produces MNFLNLGMLAGALAFIVPLAIHLLFRSRYRSLDWGAMFLLKDVVAQNRRRMQWHQWILLALRCAIPILLALAMARPLLSSARALPGSEPLTLVLLLDDSRSMQAAGRHDRAFQAASGLIENLSRRDEVILATTSRLEEVFERSSPRDALAKLSECTFNGPPSDYTTTLRVGLDACQEASHPNRRIVLCGDFQTNCLPSSNRWLDYIDEIRGQLDRMTPSPRVDLLNVSGADDALDNLLVESIETASPAVLKDRSVQFIASVRNDSDRAISRISGRWLLNGQSVQTDSIDLAPRSTARVAFTHVPDQSGNHSLAFAVEHTDAIAADNRRRLAWNALEQIQVWLVDGAPSNEPLESETDFLRLALSPFAFATVDQHERADLVSSRVLSPSNWKRELRKHRDTASRPDVIVFANLQKSTMDRSDDRDLLQSFFASDGQVVFFDGEQVSAESWNQMDWLPAKLDRLITSSDVQQVLDDTVEVTADEQLDLGFSILPPRGRQSVWGSLQDAGDAIWEEVRVGRYRRLQLDPTTAETTSILLRTADQAPLVVGRGPVIQFAIGCDAEWSTFPLRAIYLPMMQQLFLSLVGDQESLNVTAGDPMLLPRMPSAWKVTLPDGTQADVATPSDLPTADDPEPNRSFSQFASTDAPGIYQFQSAESDGEQATPDTSLIRVAEIPAEESNLRGLESDQIETFAERIDARLFATPDALVEATASDRFGQEVWRPLMALVLLVLIAELLWQQFAGRPKSSIRTWTRPIVSTQGRS; encoded by the coding sequence ATGAACTTCCTCAATCTAGGAATGCTCGCCGGCGCTTTGGCGTTCATCGTTCCGCTGGCGATCCATTTGCTGTTTCGCAGTCGATATCGATCGCTCGATTGGGGTGCCATGTTCTTGTTAAAGGATGTGGTGGCTCAAAACCGACGCCGCATGCAATGGCATCAATGGATTTTGCTGGCACTCCGCTGTGCAATCCCCATCCTGCTTGCGTTGGCAATGGCTCGTCCTCTGCTATCTTCCGCGCGAGCCCTTCCCGGATCCGAACCACTGACTTTGGTTCTGCTGTTGGACGACAGTCGTTCCATGCAAGCCGCGGGACGGCATGACCGTGCGTTCCAAGCAGCCTCCGGTTTGATTGAAAATCTCTCACGCCGCGACGAGGTGATCCTGGCCACCACCAGTCGGCTGGAGGAGGTCTTCGAACGTTCTTCCCCACGAGACGCGTTGGCAAAGCTTTCCGAGTGCACGTTCAACGGCCCGCCCAGCGACTACACGACAACGCTGCGTGTTGGCTTGGACGCTTGTCAGGAAGCGTCCCACCCCAACCGCCGGATCGTACTCTGCGGCGATTTTCAAACGAACTGCTTGCCGAGCAGCAATCGTTGGCTGGACTACATTGACGAAATTCGCGGCCAACTGGACCGCATGACACCCTCACCGCGAGTCGATCTGCTGAACGTGTCCGGTGCCGACGATGCACTCGACAACTTGCTAGTCGAATCGATCGAGACCGCTTCGCCAGCAGTTTTGAAAGATCGCTCCGTTCAGTTCATTGCCAGTGTCCGCAATGACTCCGACCGCGCGATCTCGCGAATTAGCGGACGTTGGTTGCTCAACGGGCAATCGGTGCAGACGGATTCCATCGACCTTGCTCCACGCAGCACCGCCCGAGTCGCGTTCACCCATGTTCCGGACCAATCCGGAAACCATTCACTTGCTTTCGCAGTGGAACATACCGACGCGATTGCGGCGGACAATCGTCGTCGCTTGGCATGGAACGCGTTGGAGCAAATTCAGGTTTGGCTGGTTGACGGTGCCCCATCGAACGAACCGCTTGAGAGCGAAACCGATTTCCTACGTCTTGCTCTCAGCCCATTCGCATTCGCAACCGTGGATCAACACGAGCGAGCCGACTTAGTCAGCAGCCGAGTTCTCAGTCCATCCAATTGGAAACGAGAACTAAGAAAGCACCGGGACACGGCGTCTCGTCCAGATGTGATTGTGTTTGCCAATTTGCAGAAGAGCACCATGGATCGGTCCGACGACCGAGACTTACTACAGAGTTTCTTTGCCTCCGACGGACAAGTCGTTTTCTTTGACGGCGAGCAAGTCTCCGCGGAGTCTTGGAATCAGATGGACTGGCTTCCGGCGAAACTGGATCGATTGATCACGTCGTCCGATGTCCAGCAAGTCTTGGATGACACCGTCGAAGTCACGGCGGATGAGCAACTTGATCTCGGCTTCTCGATTTTGCCACCTCGAGGCCGCCAGAGCGTTTGGGGCAGTCTGCAAGATGCCGGAGACGCCATTTGGGAAGAGGTCCGTGTGGGTCGCTACCGCCGTTTGCAACTGGATCCAACCACAGCGGAAACCACCAGTATTCTTCTGCGAACCGCTGACCAGGCTCCCTTGGTCGTTGGTCGAGGACCGGTGATCCAATTTGCAATCGGGTGCGACGCGGAGTGGTCGACGTTCCCGTTGCGAGCGATTTACCTTCCGATGATGCAGCAACTGTTTCTGAGCCTGGTTGGCGATCAAGAATCGCTGAACGTCACCGCGGGAGACCCGATGTTGCTACCGCGAATGCCGTCCGCATGGAAAGTCACACTGCCCGACGGGACTCAAGCCGACGTCGCCACCCCGAGCGACTTGCCGACCGCAGACGATCCCGAACCCAATCGTTCATTCAGCCAATTTGCTTCAACAGACGCTCCCGGCATCTACCAATTTCAATCTGCCGAATCTGACGGCGAGCAAGCCACACCAGACACCTCACTCATTCGTGTTGCCGAAATTCCCGCGGAAGAATCCAATCTGCGTGGCCTCGAATCAGATCAGATCGAAACCTTTGCCGAACGCATCGATGCTCGCCTTTTTGCGACACCGGATGCGTTGGTCGAAGCGACCGCGTCGGACCGTTTTGGGCAAGAAGTCTGGCGTCCTTTGATGGCTTTGGTGCTGCTGGTGCTGATTGCCGAGTTGCTTTGGCAACAATTTGCCGGAAGACCTAAGTCGTCCATTCGCACTTGGACTCGCCCGATTGTCTCGACACAGGGGCGATCATGA
- a CDS encoding vWA domain-containing protein, whose amino-acid sequence MMAPFTKVALASLRFAWDLPTWLIVMIAVLLGGATVWLYSRETRTLDGAAAWTLPALRGTAIILIVLLLAGPIWHHRQTIGQPARLIFAVDQSLSMSERDSSDGLSPDRLKRAAELLFGRGEQSGWIEQLKQTHLIDVVSFDSTAQTRWKSYDVDDDQTLESSHSVLGEATGVSTNLSAALRPLVPTTDADTSDDAIPTEQLETGTPLALVMLSDGRDSANVADASDLAWQLSQTGWQIHTIGMGSIDEPADIGIINVLHPERIASDGRLTGTIVAKHFGVLNETLRINLRSGDQVVWSESIVATEDGQTEVDFEFPVETLSQRLLDNESRGVDHDSLVLPFTATISRENASVSASKESPRTDGNQLASSFDLGQSDNDRWDFRVAAANRDRRLLILDGSSRWETRYLRNLFARDPAWEVDTVLIGAGTDMPNIQRGDQNDEVPQTETDWGRYDAIVFGEVPPEQWTDSDSEGLKGFVKRGGGLILLDGRYNRLSRIESLSDLIPVNFEQAPTISDNTALLRYQKNQPLVKSIGPSTAGRSQPVMLLAAGTDNNEELWRAMPTPNSIPPITARADAEVWADAIVEPTPDGQNDRVPWLVTRLFGAGRVFYLATDQTWRWRYKVESQLHGRFWNQLLTAVMPPPYAVRDDYVAIGTDQIDYSSGQKALIRARLLDTDALETDASNPSTATVDAILIRDDQIFATIPLNLDNAARKTYLGQTPPLPPGAYRVRIRASGYDASALKASAPIWVESAGKGELDRVAVDESRLKEIASAGAGTYVHESSAEEMLNQLIPLSRGQIIETDTLLWESWWLFVVVLLLLAAEWWMRKRSGLI is encoded by the coding sequence ATGATGGCCCCATTCACAAAGGTTGCTCTTGCCAGTCTGAGATTCGCTTGGGACCTGCCGACTTGGCTGATCGTGATGATCGCCGTTCTGTTGGGAGGCGCCACAGTTTGGCTCTATTCACGAGAGACCAGAACACTTGATGGTGCCGCCGCTTGGACGTTGCCGGCTCTTCGTGGCACCGCGATCATTCTGATCGTGTTGTTGCTGGCCGGTCCCATTTGGCATCACCGTCAAACCATTGGACAACCTGCTCGCCTGATCTTCGCAGTGGACCAATCGCTCAGCATGAGTGAACGCGACTCGTCCGATGGGCTGTCACCGGACCGCTTGAAACGAGCGGCTGAATTACTGTTCGGTCGTGGTGAGCAATCAGGTTGGATCGAACAATTGAAGCAAACTCATTTGATCGACGTGGTCAGCTTCGACTCGACAGCTCAGACACGATGGAAGTCATACGATGTTGACGATGATCAGACACTGGAGTCGTCGCATTCGGTCCTCGGAGAAGCCACCGGTGTCAGCACAAATCTATCCGCGGCCTTGAGACCTTTGGTTCCCACCACGGACGCCGATACGTCGGACGACGCGATTCCGACTGAGCAACTCGAGACGGGAACACCGCTGGCTCTGGTCATGCTTTCGGATGGGCGAGACTCCGCCAACGTCGCAGACGCATCCGATCTTGCTTGGCAATTGTCGCAAACTGGATGGCAGATTCACACGATTGGAATGGGCAGCATCGATGAACCGGCGGACATCGGAATCATCAATGTGCTGCACCCAGAGCGGATTGCCTCGGATGGACGACTGACGGGAACGATCGTTGCGAAACACTTTGGTGTTTTGAATGAAACACTCCGTATCAACCTTCGATCCGGCGACCAAGTCGTCTGGAGCGAGTCAATCGTGGCAACGGAAGACGGCCAAACGGAAGTTGATTTTGAGTTTCCGGTGGAAACACTCAGTCAGCGATTATTGGACAACGAAAGCCGAGGGGTGGATCACGACAGTTTGGTACTGCCATTCACGGCGACCATTTCGCGGGAGAACGCTTCCGTCTCTGCATCCAAAGAATCGCCCCGCACCGATGGCAATCAACTCGCGTCATCCTTCGACCTCGGACAATCCGACAACGACCGCTGGGATTTTCGCGTCGCCGCGGCCAATCGTGACCGCCGGTTGTTGATCTTGGACGGTTCCTCACGCTGGGAGACTCGCTACCTGAGGAACTTGTTCGCCCGTGACCCAGCGTGGGAAGTCGACACAGTTCTGATCGGTGCCGGCACGGACATGCCAAACATCCAACGTGGCGACCAGAACGACGAAGTCCCTCAGACCGAGACCGATTGGGGCCGCTACGATGCGATTGTTTTTGGCGAAGTCCCGCCGGAACAATGGACGGATTCGGATTCGGAAGGCTTGAAAGGTTTTGTCAAACGCGGCGGCGGATTGATCCTTTTAGACGGTCGATACAACCGCCTTTCGCGAATTGAATCTTTGAGCGACTTGATTCCAGTCAATTTCGAACAAGCTCCCACAATTTCCGACAACACGGCACTGCTTCGCTACCAAAAAAACCAACCGTTGGTGAAATCAATCGGTCCGTCGACGGCAGGTCGTTCACAGCCCGTGATGTTGCTGGCGGCTGGCACCGACAACAATGAAGAGTTGTGGCGCGCAATGCCGACGCCGAACTCCATTCCGCCCATCACCGCTCGTGCCGACGCAGAAGTTTGGGCGGACGCCATCGTTGAACCAACTCCGGACGGTCAAAACGATCGTGTTCCCTGGTTGGTCACGCGGTTGTTTGGTGCCGGCCGAGTGTTCTATCTCGCCACAGATCAAACCTGGCGTTGGCGTTACAAGGTCGAGAGCCAATTGCATGGGCGATTTTGGAATCAACTGCTCACCGCCGTCATGCCGCCACCGTACGCCGTGCGAGACGACTATGTTGCCATTGGCACGGATCAGATCGACTATTCGTCCGGTCAAAAAGCGTTGATTCGGGCAAGGCTGTTGGACACGGATGCATTGGAGACAGACGCTTCCAATCCATCGACGGCAACAGTCGACGCGATCCTGATTCGCGATGACCAAATTTTCGCGACGATTCCATTGAACTTGGACAACGCCGCTCGAAAGACGTACCTCGGTCAAACTCCACCGCTGCCGCCCGGTGCGTACCGTGTCCGTATTCGAGCCAGCGGCTATGACGCCTCGGCTTTGAAGGCCTCGGCACCGATCTGGGTGGAATCAGCCGGAAAAGGCGAATTGGATCGTGTCGCGGTGGACGAATCGAGACTGAAAGAGATCGCTTCCGCGGGAGCCGGCACATATGTCCACGAATCATCCGCCGAGGAAATGTTGAACCAGTTGATTCCACTTTCCCGTGGCCAGATCATAGAAACAGACACGCTGTTGTGGGAATCATGGTGGCTATTCGTTGTCGTTCTGCTGCTGTTGGCGGCGGAATGGTGGATGCGAAAGAGGTCGGGACTGATATGA
- a CDS encoding peptidase, which translates to MSSPIQLKAPTAPSELLPTTRSVLRSFARRRAWLQVCRGIAMGLTVLVIAMLLLAAIDHFIRPGNIIRALLSLVAYAGAGWFAYRSGIASALNSNDADVANSFELAQQQMRGQVLSAVELAEVEHLNGSPDFRCRLQTNVASQMVGVEVRRLLPWKMIGQTIAIACGLFLVVGLLSLIPNLQMARRLARVFVPVAPIQRASLAKIHLLQPDPATGMVAEGDLVGVMVQVERLGKSEVWLETRGEFGFNRQRMVHRIDDDLMDDVAPAGESDSKQRANYAANLAIEQTPVDYRIVAGDAETLWNTLTPRPRPRAIKFEKEYQFPAHTKLPNRTVTETHGDLNAFVGTKALMTVTFDQPVRDAKVLFTTRGSGMDLQPVSSDNQEFQISLPISTPGSFRVDAIAKESGLNNPFSPRYTIDPIVDRSPIASWNDSSPRRQIASPAAVISLSGEVEDDMPMDYAIQQIVLEGEGIVENRLAISPALSSAPIDVQWDLARFDGRKSSDAKLPSGSRLRTRLIAVDRSGHRGQSDWIDVYIAQSNFDPARHQSLKKQQSLTQQIVPWLDELLQLNEEIRINIDKGLQTPDANSAGLDDETERQLQELASRWESISGWDESGDEIAATDGATSIRQILAEVSDPITIDQWARVISAANHAFAQSQANVSAWQSLSKLSSTSDAANQRKRVWSTFGAQPKNLSRLTKQTSDAVQAMLAIELAVGLSKDLQTIQSTSELLADPSAGIPLIRLPGQSELLVQQLRQVSGLLKEFENDVPEQVSRHHEQIHRFVDQKTQLINDARDQLRTSQDGNAEKPFRETMRQIAAEIQSLRIHALLHGEAFRQVLTMTKETAAEPLAWTGLMRRLARVDKQQTDAKRRIEQLTERGDSNELAEAKSFENVYGEHYETLTTSMLQRLETLKFAEEQRADSKVTIVSDLDLILRSLREVTSEGFRVPDSLQVDQNVFFDRLTKAIMTLDAGNLIQRSSRQLQYVADRERYARGEADTVIQQPIRMEHIQTANEVPMAQIRHIGMEPKTADRLQATRWDANASQARDRLNRRRWANEIPVSAAIPIESLVAVYQSTSSEVDTLMEEARLFLKSIAPSLADQAREAAVEAQQQSQAIQEDQSENPDAPAEVAEAAEEEFETLKAQVTDIAEQLANRANNADYSSAEESQIAKDADTAIAAMQQQSEAIAKELSENAPDQASESLQDLAQTLEAVADHFEAVDSGEDAAQTRDALDQLAKLEMPDAAMNSSFDAAESVAQANQMTPEQLLKQLEKKLPTDDTMQESLQNITEQTVQAAEQMIREAANEETDLRRNLERSDAEFSERKRVARDELRSLMDRANAVQNHLLDVAESASGWANEPATRKEIQDVRSQLDNATRAAAQSQNEQALLDDLQTANETLREAVQASAEQTAKLEARARRMQQNSLHNSENSRAKAARQLESMQRRNKNEYLQSLQRETQAWRRSADEAGRRIQQAQNQERNARNQLNRAESQLKKHPDEAWAKQDVANRQTQVDEAKMAAEAAKQTRDVARAAEEKSKARYEDARNRAVANLDAANPAAELLARATQQAAEELQSIAESLQSNQKSLAMADTLSPPDSSKEPFTTRQERLQDSVAMAAEELRRAARHEQRLGNDTSSTELSEIADDLEEINQESMNRSRDSLRSGRASQANEQLAQAADQLRQRADALARQSQQQSSSDSSESSSSQAASSEGPSQKLAKTLDELDRAINAPPPEMQEGSSSNQQSPEGDSQSADSQDQTDTSQSGQSEGESGQPSAEGESQSGGDSQSQSIQSTQMSSGQASSTLAEAAEQAIRNLAQQRRQQVQQIAQAGMPTTNGEQASAEKMADQANNPALGEGQNRDNSLIDASQWNIVDGDWGSLREQQTEEVIQDRKVRIPLTYRRAVQAYFEAVSAESSKSKSSAPRDKEADNESE; encoded by the coding sequence ATGTCGAGCCCCATTCAGTTGAAGGCTCCCACCGCCCCCAGCGAACTGCTGCCAACGACGCGAAGCGTGCTTCGCTCGTTCGCGAGACGCCGAGCTTGGCTTCAGGTTTGTCGTGGCATTGCGATGGGCCTCACGGTGCTGGTCATCGCAATGCTACTCCTCGCCGCGATCGATCATTTCATTCGCCCGGGCAACATCATTCGCGCACTGCTCAGTCTTGTCGCCTATGCGGGTGCAGGCTGGTTTGCATATCGATCCGGAATCGCATCCGCACTGAACAGCAATGACGCCGACGTCGCCAACAGCTTCGAATTGGCACAGCAGCAAATGCGAGGACAAGTCTTGTCCGCCGTGGAGTTGGCTGAAGTCGAACACCTCAACGGTTCACCCGATTTCCGATGTCGGCTCCAAACCAATGTCGCATCGCAGATGGTCGGCGTGGAAGTCCGCCGCTTGCTGCCCTGGAAAATGATTGGCCAAACCATTGCGATCGCATGTGGTTTGTTTTTGGTCGTCGGCCTATTGAGCCTGATCCCCAATTTGCAGATGGCACGTCGACTCGCGCGAGTCTTTGTGCCCGTCGCTCCGATCCAACGTGCATCGCTGGCGAAGATCCATTTGCTGCAACCCGATCCCGCCACCGGGATGGTTGCCGAAGGCGACTTGGTAGGGGTGATGGTCCAAGTCGAACGTCTGGGGAAATCAGAAGTATGGCTGGAAACTCGGGGCGAATTTGGCTTCAACCGCCAAAGGATGGTTCACCGCATTGACGATGACCTGATGGATGATGTCGCCCCCGCTGGCGAATCAGACTCGAAGCAACGAGCGAACTACGCAGCGAATTTGGCGATTGAGCAAACGCCAGTTGATTATCGAATCGTCGCGGGCGACGCGGAAACTCTTTGGAACACGTTGACACCGCGGCCGAGGCCACGGGCGATCAAATTTGAAAAGGAGTATCAATTCCCGGCTCACACGAAGCTTCCCAACCGAACCGTGACGGAAACGCACGGTGACCTGAACGCATTTGTCGGAACCAAAGCTTTGATGACGGTCACGTTCGACCAGCCCGTTCGAGATGCCAAAGTGCTGTTCACGACGCGTGGTTCCGGGATGGATCTTCAACCGGTTTCGTCCGACAACCAAGAGTTTCAGATCTCTTTGCCAATCTCGACGCCGGGCAGCTTTCGAGTCGACGCAATCGCGAAAGAGTCGGGCCTGAACAACCCGTTTTCACCTCGTTACACGATCGATCCAATTGTGGATCGCAGCCCCATCGCGAGCTGGAATGATTCGTCGCCTCGACGCCAGATCGCTTCCCCCGCGGCGGTAATCTCTCTCTCAGGAGAAGTCGAAGACGATATGCCGATGGACTATGCCATTCAGCAGATCGTGCTGGAAGGCGAGGGCATCGTCGAAAACCGACTCGCGATTTCACCTGCGTTGAGCTCCGCGCCGATTGATGTGCAGTGGGATTTGGCACGGTTTGACGGCAGGAAGTCTTCTGATGCGAAACTCCCCTCCGGCAGTCGCTTGCGAACCCGTTTGATCGCGGTTGACCGATCCGGACATCGTGGCCAATCGGATTGGATTGACGTCTATATCGCCCAATCAAATTTTGATCCGGCCCGACATCAATCACTCAAGAAACAACAATCTCTGACGCAACAGATCGTTCCTTGGCTCGACGAGTTGCTTCAACTGAACGAAGAAATACGAATCAACATTGACAAAGGTCTGCAAACACCGGATGCAAACTCCGCTGGCCTGGACGATGAAACCGAGAGACAGTTGCAGGAACTTGCTAGCCGTTGGGAAAGCATCTCGGGATGGGACGAATCCGGTGATGAGATCGCTGCGACTGACGGCGCGACAAGTATTCGTCAGATTCTTGCGGAGGTTTCTGATCCGATCACCATCGACCAGTGGGCTCGAGTGATCTCAGCGGCCAACCATGCCTTTGCACAATCGCAAGCCAACGTATCCGCCTGGCAGTCTCTATCCAAATTGTCTTCAACAAGCGATGCAGCCAACCAGCGAAAACGTGTCTGGAGCACGTTCGGCGCGCAACCAAAGAACCTGTCTCGTCTCACCAAACAAACGAGCGATGCGGTCCAGGCGATGCTCGCCATCGAGTTGGCCGTCGGTCTCTCGAAAGATCTGCAAACCATCCAGTCCACCTCGGAGTTGTTAGCGGATCCTTCCGCGGGCATCCCGCTGATTCGGCTTCCGGGTCAAAGCGAATTGCTGGTGCAGCAACTGCGACAAGTCAGCGGTCTGCTGAAAGAGTTCGAGAATGATGTTCCCGAACAAGTCAGCCGACATCACGAACAAATCCATCGCTTTGTCGATCAGAAAACCCAACTGATCAACGACGCCCGAGACCAGCTTCGCACCTCACAAGACGGAAACGCGGAAAAACCGTTCCGCGAAACCATGCGTCAAATTGCTGCCGAGATCCAGTCTCTTCGCATTCATGCGTTGCTGCACGGAGAGGCTTTTCGACAGGTCCTCACCATGACCAAAGAAACTGCGGCCGAACCGCTTGCGTGGACCGGACTGATGCGACGTCTCGCTCGAGTCGACAAACAACAAACTGACGCCAAACGCAGGATCGAACAACTGACGGAGCGAGGTGATTCCAACGAACTGGCCGAGGCGAAGTCTTTCGAGAACGTCTACGGCGAGCACTACGAAACGTTGACGACGTCGATGCTACAGAGACTGGAAACACTGAAGTTTGCGGAAGAACAACGTGCTGACTCCAAAGTCACGATCGTTTCGGACCTCGATCTGATTTTGCGATCGCTGCGAGAGGTCACCTCCGAGGGCTTCAGAGTTCCAGATTCTTTGCAGGTTGACCAAAACGTTTTCTTTGATCGTTTAACGAAAGCGATCATGACGCTCGATGCGGGCAACCTCATCCAACGTTCCTCTAGACAACTTCAGTATGTTGCGGATCGTGAAAGGTACGCACGTGGTGAAGCGGACACGGTCATTCAACAACCAATCCGGATGGAACACATTCAAACCGCCAACGAAGTGCCGATGGCGCAAATCCGGCACATTGGCATGGAACCGAAAACTGCCGATCGTTTGCAGGCGACTCGCTGGGATGCAAACGCCAGCCAAGCACGTGACCGCTTGAACCGTCGACGCTGGGCAAATGAAATCCCGGTTTCTGCCGCCATCCCCATCGAATCACTGGTCGCCGTTTACCAGTCCACCTCCAGCGAAGTGGATACTTTGATGGAGGAGGCGAGACTGTTTCTGAAGAGCATCGCACCTTCACTTGCTGACCAAGCTCGAGAAGCGGCCGTGGAAGCTCAACAACAAAGTCAAGCGATTCAAGAGGACCAATCCGAGAATCCCGACGCTCCAGCGGAAGTTGCCGAGGCAGCGGAGGAAGAATTCGAAACGCTCAAGGCTCAAGTGACCGACATCGCTGAACAACTTGCGAACCGAGCTAACAATGCGGACTACTCTTCCGCGGAGGAGTCACAAATTGCCAAAGACGCGGACACCGCGATCGCCGCAATGCAACAACAATCGGAAGCGATTGCCAAAGAACTCAGCGAAAATGCACCGGACCAAGCCTCGGAAAGCCTGCAGGATCTGGCCCAAACGTTGGAGGCGGTTGCGGATCATTTCGAGGCGGTCGATTCGGGGGAGGACGCCGCGCAGACGCGAGATGCACTCGACCAGTTAGCCAAGTTGGAAATGCCTGATGCCGCGATGAACAGCTCGTTTGATGCGGCGGAGTCGGTGGCTCAGGCCAATCAAATGACGCCCGAACAATTACTCAAACAACTGGAAAAGAAGCTTCCCACCGACGACACAATGCAAGAGTCGTTGCAAAACATCACGGAGCAAACGGTTCAGGCTGCTGAGCAAATGATCCGGGAAGCTGCCAATGAAGAAACCGACTTGCGTCGCAATCTGGAACGTTCGGACGCTGAGTTCTCCGAACGCAAACGAGTGGCTCGTGACGAGCTTCGATCGTTAATGGACCGGGCCAACGCGGTCCAAAATCATCTCCTGGACGTCGCGGAATCTGCGAGCGGTTGGGCCAACGAACCAGCGACTCGGAAAGAAATCCAAGACGTGCGTTCGCAACTGGACAATGCGACGCGGGCCGCCGCACAATCGCAAAACGAACAAGCTTTACTCGACGACCTTCAAACGGCCAACGAAACACTTCGCGAAGCCGTGCAAGCTTCCGCGGAGCAGACAGCAAAGCTCGAGGCACGTGCACGACGTATGCAGCAGAACTCGCTCCACAACAGCGAGAACTCACGAGCCAAAGCTGCTCGACAATTGGAGTCCATGCAGCGCCGCAACAAGAACGAATACTTGCAATCACTGCAACGCGAAACCCAGGCGTGGCGACGCAGTGCCGACGAAGCTGGGCGGCGTATCCAGCAGGCTCAGAACCAAGAACGTAACGCACGCAATCAATTGAACCGGGCGGAGAGCCAGCTCAAAAAGCATCCGGATGAAGCGTGGGCGAAGCAAGACGTTGCCAATCGGCAAACCCAAGTCGACGAAGCCAAAATGGCTGCCGAAGCGGCCAAGCAAACTCGCGATGTTGCACGTGCAGCGGAGGAGAAGTCGAAGGCGAGATACGAGGATGCTCGCAACCGAGCGGTCGCCAACTTGGACGCTGCCAATCCCGCTGCTGAATTGCTTGCTCGAGCGACCCAGCAAGCCGCCGAAGAGCTTCAGTCCATCGCAGAGTCGTTGCAAAGCAACCAAAAATCATTGGCGATGGCTGACACACTCTCACCACCCGATTCATCCAAAGAGCCTTTCACAACTCGACAGGAACGCTTGCAAGATTCAGTCGCGATGGCAGCGGAAGAACTTCGCCGCGCCGCGCGACATGAACAGCGTCTGGGCAACGACACCTCCTCAACCGAGCTGTCCGAGATCGCAGACGACCTCGAGGAAATCAACCAAGAATCGATGAACAGGTCTCGCGATTCACTTCGATCGGGCCGAGCCAGTCAGGCCAACGAGCAATTGGCTCAGGCGGCCGACCAACTGCGACAACGTGCTGATGCATTGGCTCGGCAAAGTCAGCAACAGTCGTCTTCGGACTCATCCGAATCGTCTTCTTCTCAGGCAGCATCCTCGGAAGGTCCGAGTCAAAAACTTGCCAAAACACTCGACGAATTGGATCGCGCGATCAATGCCCCTCCGCCAGAAATGCAGGAGGGAAGCTCGAGCAACCAACAGTCGCCCGAAGGTGACTCTCAATCCGCTGATTCACAAGACCAAACGGATACTTCTCAGTCTGGGCAATCGGAAGGCGAAAGCGGTCAACCGTCAGCCGAAGGTGAAAGTCAGTCGGGTGGTGACTCACAATCGCAATCCATCCAAAGCACCCAGATGTCGTCCGGCCAGGCATCGTCCACGCTCGCGGAAGCTGCGGAACAAGCCATTCGCAACCTGGCACAGCAACGGCGACAACAAGTGCAGCAGATTGCTCAGGCCGGAATGCCAACGACCAATGGCGAGCAAGCATCCGCGGAGAAGATGGCGGACCAAGCCAATAATCCAGCGTTGGGAGAGGGACAGAACCGCGACAATTCGCTGATCGATGCGAGTCAGTGGAACATCGTCGATGGTGATTGGGGATCGCTTCGAGAACAGCAAACCGAAGAAGTAATCCAAGACCGAAAAGTGCGGATCCCGCTGACCTATCGACGCGCGGTGCAGGCCTATTTCGAAGCAGTCTCGGCCGAATCCAGCAAATCGAAGTCGTCAGCGCCCCGGGACAAGGAGGCTGACAATGAGTCGGAATGA